A window of the Ogataea parapolymorpha DL-1 chromosome V, whole genome shotgun sequence genome harbors these coding sequences:
- a CDS encoding Pantoate--beta-alanine ligase yields the protein MTVPNIRIFKCIADLRKFRKDCWIKDLSVGFVPTMGYLHEGHLSLVRQSLEQNDVTLVSIFVNPSQFAPHEDLDAYPRNIERDLQLLESVVSKDRARRVAGVFTPSVREMYPSGIPLETSQQKGAFVSVSGVSEQLEGRARPQFFRGVATVVTKLFNIVEPTNAYFGQKDVQQSIVIKRMVSDLLFNVQIHVVDTVRDKTGLALSSRNSYLSDEVKKQASVLYRSMTGARSLYANNGNLTTGELKSSIEKTIVGENDKFEIDYVAFNYADTLEYVPEDATIDKERECILSLAVRVPNSNTENSGTTRLIDNIVFTK from the coding sequence ATGACAGTGCCAAATATTCGGATATTCAAGTGCATTGCTGATCTCCGCAAATTTCGGAAAGACTGCTGGATCAAGGATTTGTCTGTTGGATTTGTTCCTACGATGGGATATCTTCACGAGGGACATCTTTCTCTGGTCCGTCAATCGCTCGAGCAAAATGACGTTACATTGGTATCCATTTTTGTGAATCCATCGCAATTCGCACCCCATGAAGATCTAGATGCCTATCCGCGCAACATCGAGCGCGACCTTCAACTTCTGGAGTCCGTCGTTTCCAAGGACAGGGCCCGTCGGGTAGCCGGAGTTTTCACTCCGTCCGTTAGAGAGATGTATCCAAGTGGTATTCCTCTTGAGACCAGTCAGCAGAAAGGAGCCTTTGTGAGCGTGAGCGGAGTTTCCGAACAGCTTGAAGGCCGCGCTAGACCTCAGTTTTTCAGAGGTGTGGCTACCGTTGTCACTAAACTGTTCAATATTGTGGAGCCCACAAATGCATACTTTGGACAGAAAGACGTCCAGCAGTCTATCGTTATTAAAAGAATGGTGTCAGATTTGTTGTTCAACGTCCAAATCCATGTTGTTGATACTGTGCGTGACAAGACGGGTTTGGCCCTGAGTTCGAGAAACTCCTATTTGAGTGATGAAGTTAAAAAACAGGCCAGTGTATTGTACCGCTCGATGACAGGTGCTCGCTCACTGTACGCAAACAACGGCAATTTGACCACTGGGGAGCTGAAATCCAGCATCGAAAAAACCATTGTTGGTGAAAACGACAAGTTCGAAATCGACTATGTCGCATTCAATTACGCGGACACCCTCGAATATGTTCCTGAAGATGCCACCATCGACAAGGAACGAGAATGCATTTTGAGTCTGGCCGTGAGAGTTCCGAACAGCAACACCGAAAACAGCGGAACAACCCGTCTCATTGACAACATTGTGTTCACGAAATGA
- a CDS encoding Methylenetetrahydrofolate dehydrogenase [NAD(+)] — protein sequence MSPGKTILASKIAKRFTDEIQAKAALLARRPKLVGLLANPDPAAKQYAEWTGKTSESLGFDYQLIQVEKEQLEDQIYKCNDDSSVNGIMVYFPVYGDGQDRYLQQCVAVEKDVEGLNFRYVSNMYHNIRYLDEKQEKKSILPCTPLAVVKILEHLGVYNPLLNYGDRLYGKTITVVNRSEIVGRPLAALLANDGATVYSVDINSIQIYERGDGLRLKKHVVLDCDKSLKECALSSDVIITGVPSESYKFPTEYVKRGAVAINFASHKNFNDDVKDVASLYVPSIGKVTIAMLLRNLLRLIENNAK from the coding sequence ATGTCACCAGGAAAAACCATTCTGGCCTCCAAGATCGCCAAACGCTTCACTGATGAAATTCAGGCAAAGGCAGCTCTGTTGGCTAGACGTCCTAAGCTTGTAGGCTTGCTTGCCAACCCAGatcctgctgccaaacagTATGCTGAATGGACCGGTAAGACGAGTGAGTCGCTGGGATTTGATTACCAATTGATCCAGGTCGAAAAGGAACAGTTGGAGGACCAAATATATAAATGCAACGATGATTCCTCGGTTAATGGTATTATGGTTTACTTCCCCGTTTATGGAGACGGTCAGGATCGCTATTTGCAACAGTGTGTTGCGGTGGAAAAGGACGTTGAAGGCTTGAATTTCCGTTACGTGTCCAACATGTACCACAACATACGGTATTTGGATGAAAAACAAGAGAAGAAGTCCATTCTTCCGTGCACTCCTTTGGCGGTCGTGAAGATCTTGGAGCATTTGGGTGTCTACAATCCTCTGTTGAACTATGGAGACAGATTGTATGGAAAGACCATCACTGTGGTCAATCGCTCTGAAATTGTGGGAAGACCTTTGGCAGCTCTGCTCGCTAACGATGGTGCTACCGTTTACTCGGTTGATATCAATAGCATCCAGATCTACGAGCGTGGTGATGGGCTGAGACTCAAAAAGCACGTGGTTTTGGACTGTGACAAGAGCCTAAAAGAATGTGCGTTGTCTTCTGATGTCATCATTACCGGAGTTCCTTCAGAGTCGTACAAGTTTCCTACTGAATACGTTAAACGCGGTGCTGTGGCCATCAACTTTGCAAGCCACAAAAActtcaacgacgacgtgaaAGACGTCGCCTCCCTTTATGTTCCGTCCATTGGAAAAGTCACTATTGCCATGCTGTTGCGCAACTTGCTGAGACTAATAGAGAACAATGCTAAATAG
- a CDS encoding Glucokinase-1 — protein sequence MSLDTEVDKIVSEFAVTQETLHKGVERFIELATAGLNSDEDKYGLPMIPTFVTSIPTGKEKGILFAADLGGTNFRVCSVALNGDHTFKLIQQKSHIPAELMTSTSDELFSYLASKVKGFLETHHDGAVASTGSQKFKMGFTFSFPVSQTALNAGTLLRWTKGFNIPDTVGQEVVSLFQKHLDAQDIPVTVSALSNDTVGTLLARSYTGSNKEGTTVLGCIFGTGTNGAYNEKLENIKKLPAEVREKLKAQGVTHMVINTEWGSFDNQLKVLPNTKYDAQVDELTSNKGFHMFEKRVSGMFLGEILRHILVDLHAKGVLFTQYANYESLPHRLRTPWDLDSEVLSLIEIDDSTNLQATELSLKQALRLPTTTEERLAIQKLTRAVAKRSAYLAAIPIAAILHMTESFKGHNVEVDVGADGSVVEFYPGFRTMMRDAIAQTQIGAKGERRLHINIAKDGSSVGAALCALSEKD from the coding sequence ATGAGTTTGGATACTGAAGTCGATAAAATTGTGTCGGAGTTTGCCGTCACCCAGGAGACGCTCCACAAGGGAGTGGAGCGTTTCATTGAGCTTGCAACTGCCGGATTGAATAGTGATGAGGACAAGTATGGTTTGCCAATGATCCCAACTTTTGTTACCTCCATCCCAACCGGTAAAGAGAAGGGCATTCTTTTTGCCGCAGACTTGGGAGGAACCAATTTCCGAGTTTGCTCTGTTGCCTTGAACGGAGATCACACTTTCAagctgatccagcagaAGTCGCACATTCCTGCCGAACTGATGACCTCTACTTCGGACGAATTGTTCTCGTATCTTGCAAGCAAAGTCAAGGGTTTCTTAGAGACCCATCATGACGGAGCTGTTGCTTCTACAGGAAGCCAGAAATTCAAGATGGGTTTCACTTTCAGTTTCCCTGTCTCGCAGACCGCCTTGAACGCCGGTACTCTGCTAAGATGGACTAAGGGATTCAATATTCCAGACACTGTTGGACAAGAGGTTGTTTCTCTATTCCAAAAGCATTTGGACGCCCAGGACATTCCTGTTACTGTGTCTGCCCTGTCCAACGATACTGTGGGAACCCTTCTTGCAAGATCGTACACGGGTTCCAATAAGGAGGGCACTACTGTTCTAGGATGCATCTTCGGAACGGGAACCAACGGTGCTTACaacgagaagctcgagaaTATCAAGAAGCTTCCTGCCGAGGTGAgagagaagctgaaggcTCAAGGTGTCACTCACATGGTCATCAACACCGAATGGGGTTCCTTCGACAACCAGCTCAAGGTTCTGCCAAACACGAAGTATGACGCTCAAGTTGACGAGCTTACCAGCAATAAGGGCTTCCACATGTTCGAAAAGCGTGTTTCCGGAATGTTCTTGGGTGAGATTCTGAGACATATTTTGGTCGACCTTCACGCTAAAGGAGTGCTATTTACTCAGTACGCCAACTACGAATCCCTGCCCCACAGACTGAGGACGCCATGGGATCTGGACTCTGAGGTTCTCTCGCTGATTGAAATCGATGATTCCACCAATTTGCAGGCCACTGAGCTGTCTTTGAAACAGGCATTGAGATTGCCAACTACTACTGAGGAGAGACTTGCCATCCAGAAACTTACTCGTGCCGTGGCCAAGAGATCTGCCTACCTTGCTGCCATCCCTATTGCTGCTATTCTACACATGACCGAGTCTTTCAAGGGCCATAACGTCGAGGTGGATGTCGGAGCAGACGGATCTGTGGTCGAGTTCTACCCTGGTTTCAGAACTATGATGAGAGACGCCATTGCACAGACGCAAATAGGTGCCAAAGGAGAGAGAAGACTGCACATCAACATTGCCAAAGACGGCTCATCTGTGGGCGCTGCATTGTGCGCATTAAGCGAAAAAGACTAA
- a CDS encoding Zinc finger protein, with translation MTKRYICQFCARSFSRSEHKLRHERSHTKEKPFQCSICKNGFVRRDLLQRHLRTVHGLVLKHSIDGNISTNDDLLKSPSAANGGSGEIVSTNLQFSALPTSPSDLDQVEDNAAILAEKTVVSLLTLSNRFRHLNMELKNSITNYIIVFGSSKKWQEDLPSTNINKLLAINELDEMLYLVVCLGACQINEFEDAITMFNKSWEIIIDKISNSKINYNSGEIFNRFVDNLIILGYIYLNYFINFSNSSKYSYEQLYKKIAIPIDVLFEYLNNIISTHMANRDGQPQGTSAPSKLPSDIADHSSRRGLEPFIYWNAYLLLSHYSFVFNKSPSSLHLYLLNKCLPEEQLTDQSGSDETLGQLITNLSVISGSFQNFVNHDDLTLKEKAIICGLMNELQMVKFNETNKLSKNVILQQGLFKDNKNFLHNAIILANKNFNVSGKLASNCDDEFIRLLSIVKRKLLINCPLKFTDLLSNYLIIPKSEYNWTLLALTLKEFIFETESLINDKNFLNNDKPIIEFDLSKMINLLGIEASNSNAAPELTDEEIYKNIHNFISTPFNYNFLINNNLGITLLPCLLLALILNENSLMFHRKSLNLPVNNLIMVEFIIGNFLMLIRILNFYRKRYFIDLSNPLEKSWISRNTSNPPDASNNANASEDEEQGDEEEDESIILSVIFYVINELGRKYTYTPPVAGERRRANSISIGEFSNNNEKMKKMMSSKENKHGSDKPEDTLKAQITSDIKFQNIMKNVHSSFLCWLKLYRSDFTQLEQFINVLGKVLENDIYLRLQNQKAGGSPHNLDVFNLISSHPQPNPETQFFGSPITTFGQRAPPSTSNDTGYYQQHSDLYGQQKLPSFVGQHLQGSLSPPGTNPILINKDDDRILLPPINQSNRQLPNPFRATAASKPGLAGTEGLSELIQAASTVVEQDKK, from the coding sequence ATGACCAAGCGATACATATGTCAATTCTGTGCCCGCTCGTTCTCCAGGTCGGAGCACAAGCTCCGACACGAGCGATCACACACCAAAGAGAAGCCATTCCAATGCTCAATCTGCAAAAACGGGTTTGTCAGGCGGGACCTGCTGCAGCGGCACCTTCGGACGGTTCACGGTTTGGTGTTGAAACACAGTATTGACGGAAACATTTCCACCAACGATGATCTGTTAAAGTCACCATCTGCTGCAAACGGAGGGTCGGGTGAGATTGTGTCCACCAATCTACAGTTTTCAGCTCTGCCCACGTCGCCAAGTGACTTAGATCAGGTGGAAGACAACGCCGCTATcttggcagaaaaaacCGTTGTATCGCTTCTCACGCTGTCTAATCGATTCAGACACCTGAACatggagctcaagaactcAATTACCAACTATATCATAGTGTTTGGTAGCAGCAAAAAATGGCAAGAAGATCTTCCCTCAACCAACATTAACAAGTTATTAGCCATCAACGAACTAGACGAGATGCTCTACTTGGTGGTCTGCCTAGGGGCATGCCAAATAAATGAGTTTGAGGACGCCATTACAATGTTCAACAAAAGCTGGGAAATCATTATCGATAAGATCAGCAATTCCAAGATCAACTATAACTCAGGCGAGATCTTCAACAGATTTGTTGATAATTTGATCATTCTTGGTTACATTTACCTCAATTACTTTATCAACTTTTCCAACAGTTCGAAGTATAGTTATGAGCAGCTATACAAAAAGATCGCAATTCCAATTGACGTATTATTCGAGTATCTCAATAATATTATCAGCACGCATATGGCCAATAGAGATGGACAACCACAGGGAACTTCTGCTCCAAGCAAACTTCCCAGCGATATTGCAGACCACAGTTCTAGACGTGGGCTAGAACCTTTTATTTATTGGAATGCATATTTACTTCTCTCGCACTAttcttttgttttcaaCAAGTCACCATCCTCGCTGCACTTATACCTTCTCAACAAATGTCTTCCAGAAGAGCAGCTAACAGATCAATCCGGTAGTGACGAAACTCTTGGTCAACTAATTACTAATTTATCTGTGATTTCAGGCTCGTTTCAAAACTTTGTGAACCATGATGATCTAACGCTGAAAGAGAAAGCAATCATATGCGGGTTAATGAATGAGCTTCAGATGGTTAAATTTAACGAGACCAACAAACTGAGCAAGAATGTCATACTCCAACAAGGACTATTCAAGGATAACAAGAATTTTCTGCACAACGCTATCATATTAGCAAATAAAAATTTCAATGTCTCTGGAAAGCTTGCTTCCAACTGtgacgacgagttcattCGACTTCTGTCTATAGTGAAGAGAAAGCTACTCATCAATTGCCCATTGAAATTTACTGATTTACTTTCAAATTACCTGATCATACCCAAAAGTGAGTACAATTGGActcttctggctctcaCGTTGAAGGAATTcatttttgagactgaaTCGTTGATCAATGATAAAAACTTTCTCAACAATGACAAGCCTATCATCGAGTTTGATTTGTCAAAAATGATAAACTTGCTAGGTATTGAAGCTAGCAATTCAAACGCAGCCCCCGAGCTGACTGATGAGGAAATATACAAGAACATCCACAATTTCATATCCACACCATTCAACTACAATTTCCTTATAAACAACAACTTAGGAATCACTTTACTACCctgtcttcttcttgcgctAATCCTGAACGAAAATAGCCTGATGTTTCACCGAAAATCTCTAAATCTGCCAGTGAACAATCTTATCATGGTGGAATTTATTATCGGAaattttttgatgctgATAAGGATTTTGAATTTCTATCGAAAAAGATATTTCATTGATCTGTCAAATCCTTTGGAAAAAAGTTGGATTTCACGAAACACAAGTAATCCGCCGGATGCATCTAACAATGCTAACGCAtctgaagatgaagagCAAGGAgatgaggaggaagatgaaAGCATTATTTTATCCGTCATATTCTACGTGATCAACGAATTAGGCAGGAAATACACGTACACTCCGCCTGTTGCAGGCGAACGGCGCCGAGCAAATAGCATATCCATTGGTGAGTTCAGCAACAATAAcgagaaaatgaaaaagaTGATGAGCTCCAAGGAAAATAAACATGGTTCTGACAAACCAGAAGATACCTTGAAAGCGCAAATTACTAGCGATATCAAGTTCCAAAACATCATGAAAAATGTTCATTCAAGTTTTCTGTGCTGGCTGAAACTTTACAGATCTGACTTCACTCAATTGGAACAATTCATTAACGTGCTCGGCAAGGTGTTAGAAAATGACATTTATTTAagacttcaaaatcagaagGCTGGTGGCAGCCCTCATAATCTGGACGTATTTAATCTTATTTCCAGTCATCCGCAACCAAACCCTGAAACCCAGTTTTTTGGCTCACCTATAACTACCTTTGGGCAAAGAGCCCCGCCGTCAACTTCCAACGATACCGGCTATTATCAACAGCATTCAGATCTCTATGGTCAGCAAAAGCTTCCGTCATTTGTCGGTCAACATTTACAAGGATCGTTGTCGCCTCCGGGCACAAATCCTATTCTGATAAATAAAGATGATGATCGGATTCTGCTGCCCCCAATCAACCAGAGCAACAGGCAGCTACCAAATCCTTTTCGTGCTACCGCCGCATCAAAACCAGGACTGGCAGGAACAGAGGGTCTGAGCGAGCTCATCCAAGCGGCCTCGACGGTCGTTGAGCAAGACAAGAAGTGA
- a CDS encoding Ferrochelatase, mitochondrial, protein MLRSSLVRQFVRFQSTGKQGKGVGVMFMNMGGPSTIPETYDFLYRLFSDGDLIPFGRFQNFIAKIIAKRRTPKIESHYREIGGGSPIRKWSEYQAQKVCEKLDVESPETAPHKPYVAFRYANPLTEETYKQMLKDGITRAVAFSQYPQFSYSTSGSSLNDLYRVSKQVDPERQIEWSVIDRWPKNDGLTTAFANHIKASLNEFPAETRDKVVLLFSAHSLPMEIVNRGDSYPAEVAATVYSVMEKLNFSNPYRLVWQSQVGPKPWLGAQTAKITKKLVDEVDDSQAPGVVIIPVAFTSDHIETLHEIDIELKEELDAPHKMIRCESLNGDPVFIDGLVELVKDHLKQNERYSKQLPLDYILGSGDAKNVFKHPSELFGERK, encoded by the coding sequence ATGCTGAGATCTTCATTGGTGAGACAATTTGTCCGTTTCCAGTCCACTGGGAAACAAGGCAAAGGTGTCGGCGTCATGTTCATGAACATGGGAGGTCCGTCTACTATCCCAGAGACTTACGACTTCCTTTATAGACTATTTTCCGACGGAGATTTAATTCCATTTGGAAGATTCCAAAACTTCATTGCTAAAATCATTGCAAAGCGCAGAACTCCGAAAATTGAGTCCCATTACAGAGAAATCGGAGGTGGATCGCCAATCAGGAAATGGTCGGAGTATCAGGCTCAAAAGGTGTGCGAGAAGCTCGATGTGGAGTCACCTGAGACCGCACCGCATAAGCCGTATGTTGCCTTCAGATATGCCAACCCTCTAACCGAGGAAACTTACAAGCAGATGCTTAAAGATGGAATCACAAGAGCTGTGGCCTTTTCCCAGTACCCTCAATTCAGTTACTCGACCTCTGGTTCTTCCCTCAATGACCTTTACCGCGTGTCCAAGCAAGTCGACCCTGAAAGACAGATTGAGTGGTCCGTGATTGACAGATGGCCAAAGAACGACGGTTTGACCACGGCTTTCGCCAACCACATCAAAGCTTCCTTAAACGAGTTCCCTGCAGAGACCAGAGACAAGGTGGTTCTTCTGTTCAGTGCGCACTCCTTGCCAATGGAAATTGTTAACAGGGGAGACTCTTACCCAGCAGAGGTGGCAGCCACTGTGTACTCGGTGATGGAAAAGTTGAATTTCTCGAACCCCTACAGGCTTGTTTGGCAGTCTCAAGTCGGACCTAAGCCTTGGCTTGGAGCTCAGACGGCAAAAATTACCAAGAAGTTGGTGGATGAGGTTGACGACTCGCAAGCTCCTGGCGTAGTCATTATCCCGGTTGCCTTCACTTCCGACCATATCGAGACTCTGCATGAGATTGATATTGAACTGAAGGAAGAACTTGACGCTCCTCACAAGATGATCAGATGTGAGTCCCTGAATGGAGACCCTGTTTTCATTGATGGGTTGGTCGAGCTGGTTAAAGACCACTTGAAACAGAACGAACGCTACTCCAAGCAACTGCCTCTGGATTATATTCTTGGAAGCGGAGATGCCAAAAATGTTTTCAAGCACCCATCCGAATTGTTTGGTGAAAGAAAGTAA